The following proteins come from a genomic window of Malus domestica chromosome 02, GDT2T_hap1:
- the LOC114823454 gene encoding two-component response regulator ORR23-like, whose protein sequence is MQRNKPGNYTEVAIEEEQRRITVEIKKKDQKLGAEVKKIERIKREEAVRQKGLASADNSESTILAALENGAVHYTVKPVCFSDVKNLWGLVLGANETTRLDSNNNITNRRASVDGKSSSSTDGSNNSKRKRSSEEGKSTYISTKKHKVEWTSELQDRFLEAINYIGLDKAVPKRILEVMNVEGLTRENVASHLQKYRMFLRKVAAKISVSKLSVERAQQTRRALLYQNILVERQASTLQQRRSFHENFELLVNQNTAWLLNRLPRGANDHEASSSRCLPRSGSYNTRQNPYVLNAQTHSGKQPLMMNTPNRFQPANYCGIFQSNSAQRNWSITNTSTDVAYNFGSNNANGVKIGTNIPSQILFSSSWDTSNGVKNYASGASSSQLSPMFAEGNNIGQENVNASALEDPLQQQQQQYGGTDLVNASNNSSSHVTGVVDCSSSTEIHLKDSTTGHDDFDISDIFWNELQLESVTDDKGKGKEVMNSEQDNGDDFDSITLDELNSEPATCDKGKQVLNSDLNASLVQENSPLNKEISLGQENQGDMMDLEFDGDGLNFVDLSPDEDWEKIMESLLK, encoded by the exons ATGCAGAGAAATAAACCAGGCAACTACACAGAAGTTGCAATCGAAGAAGAACAGAGAAGAATCACAGTAGAAATTAAGAAGAAAGATCAGAAATTGGGAGCAGAAGTGAAAAAGATCGAGAGGATCAAGAGAGAAGAAGCCGTGAGGCAAAAAGGGC TGGCTTCAGCTGATAACAGCGAGAGTACCATACTAGCGGCTCTagagaatggtgcggtacatTATACAGTGAAACCAGTTTGCTTTAGTGATGTGAAAAACCTATGGGGATTGGTTTTGGGAGCCAATGAAACAACAAGATTGGattcaaacaataatattaCTAACCGTAGAGCAAGTGTTGATGGGAAATCGTCATCATCCACAGATGGGAGTAACAATTCTAAGAGAAAAAGATCATCAGAGGAAGGGAAAAGTACTTATATTTCTACAAAAAAGCACAAGGTCGAGTGGACTTCTGAACTTCAGGATCGCTTCTTGGAGGCTATTAATTATATAGGCCTAGACA AGGCTGTTCCAAAAAGAATCCTTGAGGTCATGAATGTTGAAGGGTTAACCAGAGAAAACGTTGCAAGTCATTTGCAG AAATATCGAATGTTCTTAAGGAAAGTTGCAGCAAAAATTTCAGTCAGCAAATTGTCTGTGGAAAGAGCCCAACAAACAAGACGTGCactattgtatcaaaacattcTAGTAGAAAGACAAGCATCCACACTGCAGCAACGAAGATCATTCCATGAAAATTTCGAGCTCTTAGTTAATCAGAATACTGCATGGCTTCTCAACCGGCTGCCACGTGGTGCTAATGATCATGAAGCTTCTAGCAGCAGATGCCTACCTCGATCAGGATCATACAACACCAGACAAAATCCATACGTACTGAATGCTCAAACTCACTCTGGAAAGCAGCCTTTGATGATGAACACACCAAATCGTTTCCAACCAGCCAATTACTGTGGAATATTTCAATCAAACAGTGCTCAAAGAAACTGGTCCATTACTAACACATCGACAGATGTTGCGTATAACTTTGGGAGCAATAATGCAAATGGAGTTAAAATTGGTACCAATATTCCAAGTCAGATTCTGTTTAGTTCAAGCTGGGATACTTCAAATGGTGTCAAAAATTATGCCTCTGGTGCTAGCAGCAGTCAGTTGTCACCAATGTTTGCTGAAGGCAATAATATTGGACAAGAAAATGTTAATGCTTCAGCACTGGAAGATCCTctacagcagcagcagcagcaatatGGTGGTACTGATCTTGTGAATGCTTCCAATAACAGCAGTAGCCATGTGACAGGAGTAGTGGACTGTTCTAGCTCTACTGAGATACATTTGAAAGACAGCACTACTGGTCATGATGACTTTGATATTAGTGATATCTTTTGGAATGAACTTCAACTGGAATCTGTTACTGATGATAAG ggaaaaggaaaagaagtcaTGAATTCTGAACAAGACAATGGTGATGACTTTGATAGTATAACTTTGGATGAACTTAATTCGGAACCTGCGACTTGTGATAAG gGAAAACAAGTCTTGAATTCTGATCTCAATGCAAGTTTGGTCCAAGAAAATTCTCCTCTTAACAAAGAAATATCCCTTGGCCAG GAAAACCAAGGTGATATGATGGACCTTGAGTTCGATGGCGATGGGCTGAATTTCGTGGATCTATCTCCTGATGAG GACTGGGAAAAAATTATGGAGTCATTGCTCAAGTGA